Proteins from a genomic interval of Chryseobacterium indologenes:
- a CDS encoding VOC family protein: MKLTSLRIISKDIKQCVQFYEKAIGVTPQWYTEDFAELSTSTITIAIGSTRTMKMFGENITGSEGYQSTIIEFLVADVDREYEKIKGLTDHVVQEPTTMPWGNRSLLFRDPDGNLINFFTPVSVEAIQKFK; the protein is encoded by the coding sequence ATGAAACTTACTTCTCTAAGAATTATCAGCAAAGACATCAAACAGTGCGTCCAGTTTTATGAAAAGGCAATTGGTGTAACTCCTCAATGGTACACAGAAGATTTTGCAGAACTCTCAACCAGCACTATTACCATTGCCATCGGAAGTACACGTACGATGAAAATGTTTGGCGAAAATATTACCGGATCTGAGGGATATCAAAGCACAATTATAGAGTTTCTGGTGGCCGATGTTGATAGGGAATACGAGAAAATTAAAGGCCTTACCGACCATGTTGTTCAGGAACCGACTACAATGCCCTGGGGAAACCGGTCATTGCTGTTCCGTGATCCTGATGGTAATCTGATTAATTTTTTCACACCTGTAAGTGTTGAAGCGATTCAAAAATTTAAGTAA
- a CDS encoding Crp/Fnr family transcriptional regulator: MKENALLKNISRYITLTEEEVEIFKSFWTEKTLEKGEYLLRNGNVCRYDNYVVSGLLKAFYINAENGNEEILYFSIDDWWASDIDSFSKQRVSVYNIQALEKTTVLQISYHSFQKLLLRIPRLERYFRLILEGYLGVLQKRIIYNNIYDAEYRYFDFLKKYPDIAARVPQYLIASYLGVSAELISRLRKKNKSS, from the coding sequence ATGAAAGAAAATGCTTTACTCAAGAATATTTCCAGATATATTACCTTAACAGAGGAAGAGGTTGAAATTTTTAAAAGTTTCTGGACGGAAAAAACATTGGAGAAAGGAGAGTACCTTTTAAGGAACGGGAATGTCTGCCGCTATGATAATTATGTGGTTTCAGGTTTATTAAAGGCATTTTACATCAATGCTGAAAACGGGAACGAAGAAATTCTTTATTTCTCAATAGATGACTGGTGGGCCAGTGATATCGATAGTTTTTCTAAACAGAGAGTTTCTGTTTATAATATTCAAGCTCTTGAGAAAACAACTGTATTGCAAATTAGCTATCATTCATTTCAAAAGCTTTTGCTTAGAATTCCGCGATTGGAACGCTATTTTCGCCTTATTCTCGAAGGTTATCTCGGAGTACTGCAGAAAAGGATCATTTACAACAATATCTATGATGCGGAATACAGGTATTTTGATTTTCTGAAAAAATATCCGGATATCGCTGCCAGAGTTCCTCAATATCTGATCGCTTCCTACCTTGGAGTGTCCGCCGAGTTGATCAGCAGATTGAGAAAAAAAAATAAATCCTCTTGA
- a CDS encoding NAD(P)H-dependent oxidoreductase: MKKVLIINASVRNERSYSRKLSQLFVENRKSKHPTDVFTYREVGTQPIPGIDESWIAGAFIKPADRTEASRKALKLSDELVAELHEHDIYVIATPMYNWSLPSGLKAYIDQIMRFNKTWKFRSGVPDGDYVGLLENKKLFVLSSRGDTGYGEGEKNEHMNFQTTYLKFIFGIMGVKDISLFSLDNEEFGGEIFERSKKEIFDRMRLIE; the protein is encoded by the coding sequence ATGAAAAAAGTATTGATCATCAACGCAAGTGTCAGAAATGAGAGATCTTACAGCCGAAAGTTGTCACAGCTTTTTGTAGAGAACCGGAAATCAAAACATCCAACAGATGTATTTACCTATCGCGAAGTAGGAACTCAGCCCATTCCCGGTATTGATGAATCCTGGATCGCCGGCGCTTTCATTAAACCGGCAGACAGAACTGAAGCCAGTCGCAAAGCATTGAAATTAAGTGATGAACTTGTTGCCGAGCTGCACGAACATGACATCTATGTAATTGCAACACCCATGTATAACTGGTCTCTTCCCAGCGGATTAAAGGCATATATTGATCAGATAATGAGGTTTAATAAAACCTGGAAATTCAGGTCGGGAGTTCCCGATGGCGACTATGTCGGTCTGCTCGAAAATAAAAAACTTTTTGTATTATCAAGCAGGGGAGATACAGGCTATGGAGAAGGAGAGAAAAATGAACACATGAATTTTCAGACCACTTATCTGAAATTTATTTTTGGGATCATGGGAGTAAAGGATATCAGTTTGTTTTCTCTGGATAATGAAGAATTTGGAGGCGAAATATTTGAAAGATCCAAGAAAGAAATCTTTGACAGAATGAGGTTAATAGAATAA
- a CDS encoding GHKL domain-containing protein, which yields MKNRKYRWLLYNLLAMVSGITAYHFYSEGKWFNAFVFSGLAIAFIALMYSSVHAQASKTEKVISSIRRKDFSLFPGKEEGKTLLNSSIELYYQCKDEQLSLSSYKLLYESILDHMETGLMILSDENENWEVFYVNEAFLNSLRIPKYNKWDLYASKVPEFYNIIENTGYNSSQEFFDISVQGNSKQSFSLRTKQVKNPQHRFYIITLESVQKIIEQKEKLAWHNLMKVISHELLNTLTPVNSLIQNLEYISNQETVSKDDQEEMKESLMIINSKSKQLLSFVDDYRQVAELPKPVLASVSLKKVIESAIIFLKPEFEKQKIFVSTEIDDFRVSADEKMIERSLINLYLNAIYAVSETEDKVIKTIVRSHNKRIIISIIDSGSGITSEIKDKIFLPFFTTRANGSGIGLTLTKSIMEAHGGYLNYQAREKGSNFELWFLE from the coding sequence ATGAAAAACAGAAAATATAGGTGGCTGCTGTACAATCTGCTTGCCATGGTGAGTGGAATAACTGCTTATCATTTTTATTCAGAAGGGAAATGGTTCAATGCCTTTGTGTTCAGCGGGCTGGCTATCGCTTTTATTGCTTTGATGTACTCGTCAGTACATGCCCAGGCTTCTAAAACAGAAAAAGTAATCTCTTCTATCCGGAGAAAAGATTTTTCATTATTTCCTGGAAAAGAAGAAGGAAAAACTCTTCTGAATAGCAGCATCGAGCTTTATTATCAATGTAAGGATGAACAGCTGTCTTTATCTTCGTATAAGCTTCTCTACGAAAGCATCCTAGACCATATGGAAACAGGGCTCATGATCCTTTCGGACGAAAATGAAAACTGGGAAGTGTTCTACGTAAATGAAGCTTTTCTTAACAGCTTACGAATCCCCAAATACAACAAATGGGACCTGTATGCATCGAAAGTACCTGAGTTTTATAATATTATTGAGAATACCGGTTACAACAGTTCACAGGAATTTTTCGATATTTCTGTTCAGGGCAATTCCAAGCAGTCTTTTTCATTACGAACCAAACAGGTGAAAAACCCTCAGCATCGTTTTTATATCATCACATTGGAATCTGTGCAGAAAATCATTGAACAAAAAGAGAAACTCGCATGGCATAACCTGATGAAGGTGATTTCTCACGAGCTTCTCAATACACTTACTCCGGTCAACAGCCTGATTCAAAACCTTGAATACATCAGCAACCAGGAAACGGTAAGCAAAGATGATCAGGAAGAAATGAAAGAAAGCCTGATGATCATTAATTCCAAATCAAAACAGCTCCTGAGCTTTGTGGATGATTACCGACAGGTCGCCGAATTACCCAAACCTGTACTGGCTTCCGTCTCACTGAAAAAGGTGATTGAATCTGCAATTATTTTTTTAAAACCTGAATTTGAAAAACAAAAAATATTTGTCAGTACAGAAATAGACGATTTCAGGGTATCTGCGGATGAGAAAATGATAGAACGCAGCCTTATTAATCTTTATCTGAATGCCATATATGCCGTCTCTGAAACGGAGGATAAAGTGATCAAAACAATAGTAAGATCGCATAACAAAAGGATTATTATCAGTATCATTGATAGTGGTAGCGGTATCACTTCCGAAATTAAAGACAAAATTTTCCTTCCTTTTTTCACGACAAGGGCCAATGGCTCCGGAATAGGATTGACACTAACGAAAAGTATCATGGAAGCTCATGGCGGCTATCTCAATTATCAGGCCCGGGAAAAGGGAAGCAACTTTGAGTTATGGTTTTTAGAATAA
- a CDS encoding efflux RND transporter periplasmic adaptor subunit, which produces MDTKIVKKKSKLKFVLAGLILLLVIWVFGLYFTRQKKTYNVSSESIQIDEVTQGKFEDMLMMTAQTQSLNSSLVNVLEGGVVKEVFAEDGQMLTKGVPIARVYNPNTEFSYMNQETGIMQQISQMRTTLLELKNQELIQDKDLLQAQNDYNTALQNFNLQKRLYDAEIGKKTEYDISVQNLAYQKQRKSIIEKGFSTEKNSRASQMSVINSSIGQMEKSLQILRSNKNNFLIMAPASGRLSSFAISLGENLTTGQSIGKIDLMGGYKLVAKVDEYYINKLLNGIKGTLDNEQKHYEVVITKILPEVKDGQFLIELNFTGEKPENLKIGMTFGLKLKLSADTQSRMIPKGNFFKETNGKWIFVVNANKAGKRNISLGRENPLYYEVVSGLKTGEKVITSDYSDLKKYEILDIKK; this is translated from the coding sequence ATGGATACGAAAATAGTAAAAAAGAAATCGAAATTAAAATTTGTTTTAGCCGGATTAATCCTATTGTTGGTTATATGGGTTTTCGGCCTGTATTTTACCCGACAGAAAAAAACGTATAATGTTTCTTCTGAGAGCATCCAGATTGATGAGGTGACGCAAGGAAAATTTGAAGATATGCTGATGATGACGGCCCAGACTCAATCTCTTAATTCTTCACTGGTGAATGTTTTGGAAGGTGGAGTCGTCAAGGAGGTTTTTGCAGAAGACGGACAAATGCTCACTAAGGGAGTGCCCATCGCAAGGGTATACAATCCTAACACAGAGTTCAGCTATATGAATCAGGAAACAGGAATTATGCAACAGATCAGCCAGATGAGAACCACACTTCTGGAGCTCAAAAACCAGGAACTGATCCAGGACAAGGATTTGCTGCAGGCGCAGAATGATTACAATACGGCACTTCAGAATTTTAATCTTCAAAAAAGACTTTATGATGCAGAGATCGGAAAAAAGACAGAGTATGATATCAGTGTGCAGAACCTTGCCTATCAGAAACAGCGGAAATCCATCATCGAAAAAGGTTTTTCAACAGAAAAAAATTCACGCGCTTCCCAAATGTCAGTGATCAACAGTTCAATAGGGCAGATGGAGAAAAGTCTGCAGATTTTACGTTCCAACAAAAACAATTTCCTGATTATGGCGCCGGCTTCGGGAAGGCTTTCATCATTTGCCATTTCATTAGGTGAAAACCTGACGACCGGACAAAGTATTGGGAAAATAGATCTGATGGGCGGGTACAAACTGGTCGCAAAAGTAGATGAATATTATATCAATAAACTTCTGAACGGAATCAAAGGAACCCTTGATAATGAACAAAAGCATTATGAAGTGGTCATTACCAAAATTTTGCCGGAAGTGAAGGACGGGCAGTTTCTGATAGAACTTAATTTTACCGGAGAAAAGCCGGAGAACCTGAAGATAGGAATGACTTTCGGCCTGAAATTAAAACTCTCTGCAGATACACAAAGTAGGATGATTCCCAAAGGAAATTTTTTCAAAGAAACCAATGGAAAATGGATCTTTGTAGTCAATGCAAATAAAGCCGGGAAACGAAACATCAGCCTTGGAAGAGAAAATCCGTTGTATTATGAAGTCGTTTCAGGATTAAAGACCGGAGAAAAAGTGATTACATCAGACTATTCTGACCTGAAGAAATATGAAATTCTTGATATTAAAAAGTAA